The Clostridium aceticum genomic interval ATACACCTGCAACACTTTTGTCTAGATTAAGTATTGGACAAGCCCAGCAACTTAAAAAGGCACCAGGCTTTGCATAATGCTCCTTAAATATTGAATAATTCCAATAGCTTGTAAAACTCATAGGTCTTGCGTAATGTTCAAAACCTAAAATCAATGATGTAGCTTTGTGATCGGAAGATAAATTATGTTTATAATCTTTATGTAAAAAAGTAGGTTCCCCCATAATATCTAAAATATAACCCTCTTCATCACTGCATATCAGGATATACTCTTTGCTTTTTAAGAGTTGGTAAATATAAGGTAAAACATTTTTCCCTATTCTTTGCAAAATTTCATCCTCTTCTAGTTGCAGCAGTTCTTGTAACTCATTTTTTGAGATTCCCATACCTTCATTTTCTACTATGTCTCTTAGAAAACTCATCGTTCTTCCCCCTATGAAATAATTTAAAGTTAAAACATGATCTTATAAATCTAATCAGAGCTCTTATGAGATTTCTATACTAAACAATGAATGAAACACTTTCTTTAATTATGCTACAAGTGTATCAGTTATGACACATCTTTTGATTTTGATAACTATTCTTTTATCCTGTATACCTATTAAGTTATGTGCACTTACTAATTTTGTATAAATTAGTATATATTTATTTAAAAGTAAAAAAATGGATTGCTTTATTACTATTTTATCAGAAAAATACTACAACCTAAACACTTATTTAAATTTCATGTATTGTGTTGTTCTTCATATAAACTTATAGAAATAAAAAAATTCTATTTTTTTTTGTTATGTTGGCATTAATTTTGCATTTTAATATTTATGTGTTTACGCCAACAATTCTATTTTTTAAAAGGAGGAAATTTATATGAATGGCTACGCAGGTAAAATTTTAAGAGTAGATTTAAGTAATAAAACAGTAACTACAGAAAATTTGGATCACAAAACTGCAGAAAAATTTATTGGAGGGAGGGGCCTAGCAACAAAAATACTAATGGATGAAGTTGATCCTAATGTCGATCCTTTAAGTCCTAAAAATAAGCTTATTTTTATGACAGGTCCACTGACAGGCACAAACACACCTACAGGTGGTAGATACATGGTTGTAACAAAGTCACCCCTAACAGGAGCAGTTGCTAATTCAAATTCTGGTGGTTATTGGGGTGCAGAAATGAAATTTGCCGGCTACGATGGGATCATCATCGAGGGCAAGGCTGAATCTCCAGTATATATCAACATTGTAGACGACAAGGTAGAAATTAAAGATGCTGTTCATCTTTGGGGAAAAGTCGTTTCTGAAACTACTGAAGTTCTTCAAAAAGAACATGGAGAAAAAGTCAAAGTAGCCACTATTGGACCTGCTGGCGAAAATCTTTCTCTCATGGCTGCTATCATGAATGATCGTGATAGAGCTGCAGGGCGTTCTGGTGTTGGTGCTGTAATGGGTTCGAAAAACCTCAAAGCTATCACAGTTAAAGGCAACGGCACAGTAGGCGTTAGAGATAAAAATAAACTTAAAGAAGTATTCTCTAGGTGTATAAAGAAAATTAAAGAAAACGGACTCACCGGTCAAGGGCTTCCAACCTACGGTACTGCAATACTGGTGAATGTAATCAATGAGAATGGTGTGTTTCCTACAAATAATTTTCAATTGTCAACCTTCGATAAATCTGAAGAAATAAGTGGTGAGACCCTAACAGAAAAATATTTAACTAAAAAAGAAGCTTGCTTCAGATGTCCCATTGCTTGTGGAAGATACTGTGAGGTAGACGACATCAAGGGCGGTGGACCTGAGTATGAAACAATTTGGGCTTTCGGTGCTGACTGCGGTGTCTCCAGCATGCCAGATATAATTAAAGCTAATTATTGGTGCAACGAAATGGGATTAGATACAATCTCTGCTGGGGCAACATTAGCTGCAGCCATGGAATTATATCAAAAAGGATACATCAAGAAAGAAGAGTTTGCTGGAGGTCCTGAACTTCAGTTTGGAAATGCTGAAGCCGTTGTAGAATGGACAAAGAGGACGGGGCTTAGTCTTGGATTAGGTGCAAAGCTGGCTCAAGGCTCTTATCGATTGTGTGAAAGTTATGGTGTACCTGAAATTTCAATGACTGTAAAGAAAATGGAACTACCAGCTTACGACCCAAGAGGGATCCAAGGACATGGATTACAATATGCTACTTGCAACCGTGGTGGCTGTCATGTTAGAGGCTATATGATTGCCCCTGAGATTGCAGGACTGCCTGAAAAACTTGACCGATTCTCACTAGAGGGAAAGCCTGTCTGGGTAAAGACATTCCAAGACATGTTTGCAGCCATTGATTCACTGGGATTATGTGTTTTCACTTCATTTGCATTAGATGCTGACGACTTTGCAGATTTATACAGTGCAGTCTGTGGAACAAACTTAACTGGCTCTGATTTTTTAGCCGCTGGCGATAGAGTTTGGACATTTGAAAAACTTTATAATTTAAAAGCTGGCATAGATTCTTCTCAGGATACCCTGCCCCAAAGATTACTGAAAGAGCCTATTCCGGATGGACCTTCAAAAGGATGGATACATAAATTAGATGAACTGCTTCCTGAATACTATAAAGTTAGGGGATGGGATGTAAATGGTGTGCCTACAGTAGAAAAACTTAAAGAGCTTGGGTTATAAACAAAAACAAATATTATATCTTGATACTTACACAATCAGGGCTTCTTTTAGAAGCCCTGATTGATAGTGACTAAAATCATCTACAAAGATGAAGTTAATCCTTCATAAGTCTTGCACTTACTTCAGGATTTACACAGTTTGGAGGCAGTTTACCCTCTAAAGCTGCAAAAATATTTTGTGCACAACCTTCTCCCATCATAATTCTTACGTCTAATGTGGATGTGCCTATATGAGGTGTTAGGACAACATTTTCAAAATCGGTTAAACCAGGCTCCAACAAAGGTTCTCTTTCAAAAACATCCAGTCCTGCTCCTGCAATTTCTTTATCTCTTAATGCCAGCACCAAAGCTTTTTCATCAATAAGTGCTCCACGAGATGTGTTTACTAATATTGCTGAGTTTTTCATCTGTTTTAATTCATTGGTACTGATAAGATGACGGGTGGAGGGCATCGATGGCACATGAATAGATATAAAATCTGATTCTCTTAAAAGAGTTTCTCGATCCACATATTGCCCACCTGTTGTTTTTTCAAAATCAGGTTTTACGCTATTGCCCGTGTAAAGAATCTTCATGTTAAATCCTTTGGCCCGTTGACCCATAGCAGTACCAATACGTCCAGCACCAATGATCCCAATGGTTTTACCACTTACTTGAGTGCCCATTAGTTTTGTGGGACCCCAATCTTTTCCGCCGCTTCTTACATATCTATCACACTCAACAATTCTTCTAGCCGTAGCTAACAATAATGTCCAAGCCAAATCTGCTGTTGCATCAGTAACTATCCCAGGGGTGTTGGTGACATAAATACCATGTTTGGTAGCAGCCTCTACATTGATATTGTCGTATCCTACTCCATAATTAGCCAGTATTTTACAATGAGATTTAATCCCCTCACAAATCTCTTCATCAATCCTAGTACCGGTTACCAATAAAGCATCATACCCCTTAACTTTCTCTAGTAATTCTTCTTTTTCTAAATTCCGGGTCTCAGAATTCATCTCTACATCACATCGTTCTTTAAGTAAATTAAGTGCTTCTGACGGTACAGGTCGTGTCACATATACTTTTGGTTTTGTCATCTTGATCACCTCTAATACCTTTATTATGTCCAAGCTTATTTATTCCCCTAAAACCAGTTTTTCCAACTCCAACGGTTCTATGTATTTTCCATCTTTATAGGCTCTCATATTCCCACCTGAAATCTCATCTATTAGAATAATTTCTCTAGTTTCCCCTGCTCTACCAAACTCAAACTTTATATCGTATAGTTCTATTCCTTTTTTACCTAATTCTTCTTTTACAACATTTCCTATCTTCTTAGTAAGTTCTTTTAATATTGTATACTCTTCTTTAGATAAGATTCCCAGCATATCTAGGGCATCCTCTGAAATAGGAGGATCTTGACGTGCATCGTCTTTCAATGTAACCTCTACAAAGGCTTCTAAAGGTTGTCCTTCTTCAGCATATTTGCCATAACGACGAAGAAAACTTCCTACTGCCCTGTAACGGCAGATCACCTCAAGTCCCTCACCGAATACAGTAGCTGCCTTTACCTTCATAGTTGCTTCTTCAATATCTGCATCAACATAGTGGGTAGGTATGCCCTTTTCCTTTAGTGCCTCAAAAAAGAACTTAGTTAGCCTAAGACCCGCTTTACCTGCACCTTCTAAAGTCAAACCAACCGTATTAGCACCTGGGTCAAATTTACCGTCTTCTCCAGTCACATCATCCTTAAACTTAAGTAGATAATTTCCATCTTCTAATGCATATACATTTTTTGTTTTACCTGTATAAATTAGCTTCATACCCATTAGCTCCTTTTTGCATAGTTTTATTTTTTTCATTTAGTAATATTTATTATACATCATTTTTCGTGATATCCAAATCTTTTTTAGTAGTTTCATTAAAAAAGTTTGTAATAGTAGGTATGTTTATATGTAAGTTGTAATTTTTGTTTGTTAATTTACAAAATACTTCTTATCAAATACTTATCCCCATAAGATATTTAGCTGTCATATACAAAACCGTCATACTAAAAAACGCTGTTATAGAAATACATATATTGTTGAAACTTAACTCCAATTCCTTAACACGATATAGTAATTTAGTCTTTAGAATAACTTTCTTGTATATCATTGCCCCTACGCCTAATGATATAAAGTAAAAGAAAGCTTTTTCCAAATAAGCTGTAGAATCTATATCTACTTTTTGTTGAAACAATAAATAAATAAATTCCTCACCATAAATACCTCCAACAAGGCAAATAAACCCCAGCAAAATAACCACCGTGCCCTGATATATGTCTGTGCTAGAGGATTTAGCCTCCCATGGACCATATAACATGGAGGCGTACTTCATAAAAGATATGATTGTTCCTAAGTTAACTAAAAGAATCCCATACTCTGCTATATTTCCAGCAGCTGCACTTTGAATAAGATATTTTGAGATGCTCCCATTAAAAAGGGGGGCTCCTGTAATTCCCAGTATTGCCATAGTTGTAGCTGTAGCCACTATAGGCATTCTTCTAAAAACCCCTTTAATTTCCCATATGTTTCTTGTCTTATATTCGTCAATGATCATTCCTGCCGTCAAGAACAATGTAGACTTAAAAAATGCATGATTTATAATATGATATTTTCCACCCCAATAAGCATAGCTACTAGGATAATTTAGTCCCATCATAATAAGACCTATTTGGGATACAGTGTGATAAGCAAGTATTAATTTTAAATCGCTTTGAGACAATGCAAGAATAAAACCTATGACTCCTGTTAAAAAACCCAATATCAAGAAATACTTTGATGTATCAAGGGTACCTTCAAATACTTGTTGAATCCTAACAAATAAATAAACACCACTTTTAACATAAAGCCCCGATAGTATTGCAGATACAATGGAGGGTGCACTTGGTGTACCATGGGCTTTGGGAAGCCAACTAAATACTGGAATTAAAGCTGACTTTAAACCTACTGCGGTAATAATCAATGCATATCCTATGATAAGGGATTGGGGGTGTGAAATTAGTTCCATTTGCTCTTTGATGCCTTGAAAATCCAATACACCAAAGGTCTTATAGATAAATCCAATTCCAAAAACAAACATGGTCATGGCAACAATATTTACTAGTAGATATACCATACCGTCATATATAGCACGGCTATCTCTTTTAAACATTATAAGTATACTTACTATTATTGTTGCAACCTCCACTAAAACATAAATGTTGAATAAATCGTTTGATAGAAAAATTCCGTTTAATAGCCCTTGTAAAATCATAAATAAGAAAAGAAAAAGTTTATTAGAGTATGCACTGCTGTAACTAAATATCTTCATAGATAAAAATAAAAAAGCCGTTAACATAACAAGCACCGCAGAAAAAATATCACATTTCAATGTAATCCCAATATAATCTTTCCAGCCTCCTAGATTTTCAATTATTGTCCCATACTGTCTTATATATATAAAATTTAAAATTGCTCCTATTAAAAAAATTCCCTGGATAAAGATTGCAATCTTGCTAATACGTTTACTTGGAAACAAATACATTAATATACCAACAAATATAGGGACCAATACAAATAAATGAAGTTTCATCATAATTATTATTCTCTCCTTTTTTCCATTGCCCGTTGCCAATTTGTCGTCCCATACTTGTGATATATCGCTATATACATAGTTAAGCTTACAGCAGTAACAGCTACCCCTATAACGATTGCAGTGAGCATTAAGGCTTGAGGCAGTGGATCGGCAACATGGGTATGAGGACCCACCCCAATAGGAGGCTTTGCTCCCTTGGTAAAATTAATCGTAATAAAAAACAAAATTACAGCACTCTGCATAATCTCGATAGATATAATTGTTTTAATGATATTTCGCCTTGCACATATGCCATAAAGACCTACAAAAAATAATAGCATACTTACACTCTCACCATTTAACAATTGAATAAGCCATCACCTGCTTTCATAAAAAACAAATCTAAAAAATATAATACTTAGTCCACAACCTACTTTTATTCCAATCAGTACATTCATTGTAATGAGATACAATTCATTCATAAAAGATAATCTAGTTTTAAATTCCCACAAAACAAACAGTACAGGAAGAATTATTATAATAGTAAAGAGTGCTTTTTCCAGTACCTGCAAGATGTTAAGCCTGATATCTTGGATAGATAGTCCGAGATATCGACTCATAAATACAGCAGATAATATAGCGCCACCTTGAAATCCCCCTCCCGGTGTTTTATGCCCGTTAAGAATAATATAAAATCCAAGTAACAGGATAAATGGATGCATTAAGCCTATCATTCTAGATACAATCTGAGAATCTTCCCTCATAAGGACAACCCCTCCTTTTTTTACGCTTCAGCAAGAAATAGTTTTAAAAAGCCTTTGTACCCATATAAAACTATTTATCTTACTCTATTCTTCATCTTCTTCATAATGGTAAAAGTGGATTACGCCTACCACACTGATTAAAAGAGTCAGGGCTTCAAAAAGGGTATCATATACCCTATAATTCAGATAGATTGCCGCTACAGCATTTTTAGCTCTTGTATCTTCGTAAAAATTACTTATATAACTTTTCATTGCTCCATCATACAGCGCTTCATTATACTGGAGGTGCATCCATAAAATTAAAATGAATATACAAAGCATATATACAAATATAAACGTTTTCCTCACTCTACACCACCCTTCACCGAATTACAGATAGTTATATCGAAGGCCTTATTTCCTTCAATGAAGTTCTTAGATTGATCTAGGAGATGATTCTTCTTATGTTCATATATAGATACTTTTGATCCCTTCTGTCTAACAATTAAATCATAATTTTGATGTTGCTTGATATATTCTAAGTCATTGGTAGTATACACTACTTCACAATCTAATCCATTCTGATGATAATATCCTTCAATATCCTTCAGTATACTTGTGCTTCCTTTTAATGTATAACCATCGTGCATCATTTCTTGGTCTTCATTGGTATAATATATCATCACTACCTTCTTCTTCTGGAGTGCTACCAAATATAGTATTGTTCCAAGGGTACTGGCAATAACAGCTTGTGCAATAGCTACATCAGGAGCACTGTAAAATATATAGCAAAGAGAGATAACCAGTGAAAAAATCCCTACATAGATCACTGCTCGCCGCATATTATCTGTCTGAACAGCTAATATGGCAAAAGCTACTGCTAAAATATATAAAAGTCTAATCATCTTTATCCTCCTTTACTTTATACCCACTCAAAAAAGCCGAGCGGGCAATTGAATGAGAAACTAGAGGATTTGCTATAATGGTGATTAATAAAATAAAGAGTATCTTTAAAGAGAAAAAAAGTCTTCCATTTGCTATCATCACACCTATCAATAGAGTAACAAACCCAGCAGTATCTACTTTGGATGCGATTAATATCCTTGAATAGAAGTCCTTAAATCGAAATACCCCGTACACACCAAAGGTAATAAAAATAATCCCTAATCCCATCACAATATAACCCAGCATTTGCATACCCTATACCCTTCCTTTCTCCTGAATAAATCTTGCTGTATAGATCATACTTATAAACCCCAACAGAACATATACCATAGCAGTGTCGATAATGTAAGACTGTTCCGTCAATATTGCATAAAGAATAATAAGCATAGTGATTTTGGAAGAAACGAGACTAAGTCCTATTAGTCGATCCCATATGGTTGGACCTAAAATAGCTCTAAGTGCACTGGCAAGTCCTAGTATAGTTAAGATAAGCATTGTATATTTGATAAACATTTAACATTTCAGCTCCTTCTTATATCTTACTTCGTTGATAGAGGGGTTCTTAACTGTTTTTTAATATCTTTTCAAAACTTCCCTTTATCATGTCACCTGCTTCATTACTGTCCTTTGAGATACAATCCAACCATAGTACTTTAAGCTTCTGTCCTTCCTTGTCAACGGTTATAGTTCCAGGAGTTAAAGTGATGGAATTAGCAAGGATGCAAATTAATAAGTCATCATCTAATTCCGTACTTATTTCTACAATGTCTGGGTTGATCTTTCCTGAAATAATTTTGCCAATAGTAATAAACCCTGAAATATACATTTGAATAATTAAATGAAATAAGTACCTAAACAATACCATCGGATTTAATTTCCAATTAGCCTTGTATTCTTTATGTATAAGAAACTGTTCTGTACAGGTTATTGAACAAAATCCTAATAGACAACCTAATAAAACATTCTTCACAGATACCTCCTCATTTAAAACTACCCATATAATCGAACATAAGATAATAACAATGAAATAATGCAACGCTTTTTTCATGTTTCACTTCCTAATCCTTTTAATCTTTACTGCCTTGATCATTAGCGTTAACTTAAACCATAGTTTGTCATCTGAGAGAAACAAAGCGGAGTCGAAGGATCTTAGTATTAGCAAAATCACAGTTCAAAAGAATTTTGGTAATAATTGCGTTAAGTTACCGCCTATGATGCCTTAATTTATGTATAGATCA includes:
- a CDS encoding aldehyde ferredoxin oxidoreductase family protein, giving the protein MNGYAGKILRVDLSNKTVTTENLDHKTAEKFIGGRGLATKILMDEVDPNVDPLSPKNKLIFMTGPLTGTNTPTGGRYMVVTKSPLTGAVANSNSGGYWGAEMKFAGYDGIIIEGKAESPVYINIVDDKVEIKDAVHLWGKVVSETTEVLQKEHGEKVKVATIGPAGENLSLMAAIMNDRDRAAGRSGVGAVMGSKNLKAITVKGNGTVGVRDKNKLKEVFSRCIKKIKENGLTGQGLPTYGTAILVNVINENGVFPTNNFQLSTFDKSEEISGETLTEKYLTKKEACFRCPIACGRYCEVDDIKGGGPEYETIWAFGADCGVSSMPDIIKANYWCNEMGLDTISAGATLAAAMELYQKGYIKKEEFAGGPELQFGNAEAVVEWTKRTGLSLGLGAKLAQGSYRLCESYGVPEISMTVKKMELPAYDPRGIQGHGLQYATCNRGGCHVRGYMIAPEIAGLPEKLDRFSLEGKPVWVKTFQDMFAAIDSLGLCVFTSFALDADDFADLYSAVCGTNLTGSDFLAAGDRVWTFEKLYNLKAGIDSSQDTLPQRLLKEPIPDGPSKGWIHKLDELLPEYYKVRGWDVNGVPTVEKLKELGL
- a CDS encoding 2-hydroxyacid dehydrogenase, producing the protein MDIIKVLEVIKMTKPKVYVTRPVPSEALNLLKERCDVEMNSETRNLEKEELLEKVKGYDALLVTGTRIDEEICEGIKSHCKILANYGVGYDNINVEAATKHGIYVTNTPGIVTDATADLAWTLLLATARRIVECDRYVRSGGKDWGPTKLMGTQVSGKTIGIIGAGRIGTAMGQRAKGFNMKILYTGNSVKPDFEKTTGGQYVDRETLLRESDFISIHVPSMPSTRHLISTNELKQMKNSAILVNTSRGALIDEKALVLALRDKEIAGAGLDVFEREPLLEPGLTDFENVVLTPHIGTSTLDVRIMMGEGCAQNIFAALEGKLPPNCVNPEVSARLMKD
- a CDS encoding phosphoribosylaminoimidazolesuccinocarboxamide synthase, translating into MKLIYTGKTKNVYALEDGNYLLKFKDDVTGEDGKFDPGANTVGLTLEGAGKAGLRLTKFFFEALKEKGIPTHYVDADIEEATMKVKAATVFGEGLEVICRYRAVGSFLRRYGKYAEEGQPLEAFVEVTLKDDARQDPPISEDALDMLGILSKEEYTILKELTKKIGNVVKEELGKKGIELYDIKFEFGRAGETREIILIDEISGGNMRAYKDGKYIEPLELEKLVLGE
- a CDS encoding complex I subunit 5 family protein, yielding MMKLHLFVLVPIFVGILMYLFPSKRISKIAIFIQGIFLIGAILNFIYIRQYGTIIENLGGWKDYIGITLKCDIFSAVLVMLTAFLFLSMKIFSYSSAYSNKLFLFLFMILQGLLNGIFLSNDLFNIYVLVEVATIIVSILIMFKRDSRAIYDGMVYLLVNIVAMTMFVFGIGFIYKTFGVLDFQGIKEQMELISHPQSLIIGYALIITAVGLKSALIPVFSWLPKAHGTPSAPSIVSAILSGLYVKSGVYLFVRIQQVFEGTLDTSKYFLILGFLTGVIGFILALSQSDLKLILAYHTVSQIGLIMMGLNYPSSYAYWGGKYHIINHAFFKSTLFLTAGMIIDEYKTRNIWEIKGVFRRMPIVATATTMAILGITGAPLFNGSISKYLIQSAAAGNIAEYGILLVNLGTIISFMKYASMLYGPWEAKSSSTDIYQGTVVILLGFICLVGGIYGEEFIYLLFQQKVDIDSTAYLEKAFFYFISLGVGAMIYKKVILKTKLLYRVKELELSFNNICISITAFFSMTVLYMTAKYLMGISI
- a CDS encoding sodium:proton antiporter, which gives rise to MLLFFVGLYGICARRNIIKTIISIEIMQSAVILFFITINFTKGAKPPIGVGPHTHVADPLPQALMLTAIVIGVAVTAVSLTMYIAIYHKYGTTNWQRAMEKRRE
- a CDS encoding MnhB domain-containing protein, with amino-acid sequence MREDSQIVSRMIGLMHPFILLLGFYIILNGHKTPGGGFQGGAILSAVFMSRYLGLSIQDIRLNILQVLEKALFTIIIILPVLFVLWEFKTRLSFMNELYLITMNVLIGIKVGCGLSIIFFRFVFYESR
- a CDS encoding DUF4040 domain-containing protein — its product is MIRLLYILAVAFAILAVQTDNMRRAVIYVGIFSLVISLCYIFYSAPDVAIAQAVIASTLGTILYLVALQKKKVVMIYYTNEDQEMMHDGYTLKGSTSILKDIEGYYHQNGLDCEVVYTTNDLEYIKQHQNYDLIVRQKGSKVSIYEHKKNHLLDQSKNFIEGNKAFDITICNSVKGGVE
- the mnhG gene encoding monovalent cation/H(+) antiporter subunit G; amino-acid sequence: MQMLGYIVMGLGIIFITFGVYGVFRFKDFYSRILIASKVDTAGFVTLLIGVMIANGRLFFSLKILFILLITIIANPLVSHSIARSAFLSGYKVKEDKDD
- a CDS encoding monovalent cation/H+ antiporter complex subunit F; the encoded protein is MFIKYTMLILTILGLASALRAILGPTIWDRLIGLSLVSSKITMLIILYAILTEQSYIIDTAMVYVLLGFISMIYTARFIQEKGRV
- a CDS encoding Na+/H+ antiporter subunit E, which codes for MKKALHYFIVIILCSIIWVVLNEEVSVKNVLLGCLLGFCSITCTEQFLIHKEYKANWKLNPMVLFRYLFHLIIQMYISGFITIGKIISGKINPDIVEISTELDDDLLICILANSITLTPGTITVDKEGQKLKVLWLDCISKDSNEAGDMIKGSFEKILKNS